The Brachyhypopomus gauderio isolate BG-103 chromosome 1, BGAUD_0.2, whole genome shotgun sequence genome includes a window with the following:
- the LOC143516397 gene encoding bactericidal permeability-increasing protein-like, whose translation MMTRWCILVLLALSCPESSGTDAGVKVKITQKGLEYGRQIGIATLLDNLKTINVPDISGKQDVFPIGDVSYSLTGIEIVDVGLPQSEVGLVPGTGVSLTISNAYINLRGNWRVKYLGFISDSGSFDLAVSGLTISVTISVQSDETGRPMVSSANCAASVGRASITFHGGASWLYNLFSSFINDALRDAIQSQICPLVSDAINKMNPHLKTLNVLAKVDQYAEIEYSMVESPVISASSIDLGLKGEFYNIGAHQEPPFSPVPFSLPLEDTNMLYMGVSTFTANSAGFVYNTAGVLSITITDDMIPSSSPFRLDTKTFGNFIPQIAKQFPGLKMDLLVKTATAPTVTFAPNNMTLQASATITAYAIQPNTTLTPLFILNVDAGVSGQIYVTGVKVAGNLTLNTMNVTLGTSFVGPFEVKSIASIFQLVLKAVVIPKVNDLLNQGFPLPAIGDMNLVNTQLVIMKDYVLIGTDVQFTI comes from the exons GCCGTCAGATTGGGATTGCCACTCTGCTGGATAACCTTAAAACCATCAATGTGCCAGACATTAGCGGCAAACAGGATGTGTTTCCCATTGGTGATGTCTCCTACAGTCTGACAGG GATTGAGATCGTGGATGTGGGCCTGCCTCAGTCAGAAGTGGGTTTGGTCCCGGGTACTGGAGTCAGCTTGACCATCAGCAATGCCTACATCAACCTGCGCGGCAACTGGAGAGTGAAATACCTCGGTTTCAT ATCAGACAGCGGTTCGTTTGACTTGGCCGTGAGCGGACTGACTATCTCCGTCACCATTAGCGTTCAGAGTGACGAGACCGGCCGTCCGATGGTCAGCAGCGCTAACTGTGCAGCCTCTGTTGGCCGCGCCAGCATCACGTTTCATGGGGGTGCCAG cTGGTTGTATAATCTGTTCAGTAGCTTCATCAATGATGCACTGCGTGATGCGATACAGAGCCAG ATCTGTCCTCTGGTCTCAGATGccataaataaaatgaatcCCCACCTAAAAACACTAAATG TTCTGGCCAAAGTTGACCAGTATGCTGAAATAGAATATTCCATGGTGGAGTCACCTGTCATATCTGCTTCCAGCATCGATCTCGGTTTAAAG ggGGAATTTTACAACATTGGGGCACACCAGGAACCTCCTTTCTCTCCCGTGCCTTTCTCCCTGCCCCTAGAGGACACCAACATGCTGTACATGGGAGTTTCCACCTTCACTGCCAACTCAGCAGGCTTTGTGTACAACACTGCAGGGGTGCTCAGTATTACCATCACAGATGATATG ATTCCCTCTAGTTCTCCATTTCGACTGGACACCAAGACATTTGGAAACTTCATTCCTCAA ATAGCTAAGCAGTTTCCTGGTCTGAAGATGGATCTCCTGGTGAAGACGGCCACGGCGCCAACAGTCACATTTGCACCCAACAACATGACGCTGCAGGCTAGCGCCACCATCACTGCCTATGCCATCCAGCCCAataccaccctcacacccctctTCATCCTTAATGTG GACGCCGGTGTGAGTGGTCAGATTTATGTAACTGGGGTCAAAGTGGCTGGAAATCTGACCCTTAATAC AATGAATGTGACCTTAGGAACAAGCTTTGTTGGCCCATTCGAG GTGAAATCAATCGCCAGCATCTTTCAGTTGGTCTTGAAGGCTGTCGTGATACCCAAGGTTAATG ACCTCCTAAATCAGGGTTTTCCTCTGCCGGCCATTGGAGATATGAATCTGGTGAACACTCAACTAGTCATTATGAAG GACTATGTGCTGATTGGGACAGACGTTCAGTTCACAATATGA